The DNA window TAATTGAACAGTTGGTCTTTTTTGTAGTTGTTATCCGTCGCTTTGTTAAATGCTCGAACCATTTTGTTTTGAATGTTTTTTGTTAGCCTCCGGCCTTTGCAGGCCTTGGTCACCATTTTGTGCGTGATGTGCTCTTCCGACGCAGCTACTAAATCGTGAGTCTTCAGCGAAAATTTTTGGAGCAGATCTGCGATAGGTTGTGAACCCAAATTGCGTTCGATGGTTTCTTCCATATTTTAATTAGGTTTAATATGGGCAAGCAATGGATTCAATGGCAAGTAAACGCAGCTTTGAGGCTTGAAAATCCTGTTTTTGAATGTCTGTGCTTGCAATAAATGCATATAAATTATTGATGAACGTATGATCATGTCTCCTCAGGATGCATTAAAAAAATACTTTGGACTCGAGAGCTTTCGCTATCCGCAAGAGGAAATCATTCAGGCGATTCTCAACAAGCAGGATACGATGGTTATCATGCCAACAGGCGGAGGGAAAAGCCTTTGTTACCAATTGCCAGCCTTGTTACTTCCAGGAGTGACCTTGGTAATATCACCCTTGATTGCTTTGATGAAAGATCAGGTGGATGCATTGAAAGCCAAGGGTATTGCGGCCGATATGATCAACAGTTCCCAATCCTGGCCTCAGCAGCAAGAAACCTTGCAGGCGCTCAAAGAAAGGAAACTTAAATTGATTTATATCGCTCCGGAGCGTTTTCGCGCCCGTTCGTTTACGGATTCACTGAAGGGTATCGACCTATCATTGGTCGCGGTTGACGAGGCTCACTGCATATCTCAATGGGGCCATGATTTTCGACCGGATTATTTACGTCTTGGCGAAGCATTGGAATCACTGGGGCATCCTCTGTGTGCCGCCTTCACGGCTACGGCGACTCCAGAGGTTCAGGAAGATATACGTGCGAATCTGCGCTTACAAAAACCACAGTCTTTTGTTTCCGGGTTCTCGCGACCGAATCTGACCTTCACCCTTCGAAAGCCGAAAACCAAACTTCAGAAATATAGTCGGATTCGTCGGCTTATTGAACTTCATAAAACCGGAATCATTTATTGTTCAACTCGCAAAAGTGTGGAAGAAGTTTCCGAATGGCTGAAGGAAGATGATCAGGATCACGTGGTTTACCACGGCGGCTTGAGCGATGGGGATAGAAGCAAGGCGCAAGATCAATTTATTAGTGGTGAGATCTCTTTGGCTGTAGCCACTAATGCATTCGGTATGGGTATCGATCGCTCTGATATTCGTTTCGTCTGTCACTACGAGATGCCGGGAAGTATTGAGGCGTTTTATCAGGAGGCTGGCCGTGCCGGACGGGATGGCAAACCTGGGTTTTGCGAATTACAATTCATGTACGCCGATAAACGAGTGCAGGACTTTTTCATTGAAGGCGGGAATCCCGATGCGTCATTGATCAAAAGTACCTACGCGCATTTACACTCGGCGGCCGATACCAAACACGAACTGGTGTTGCCGATGGATGAGCTGAGCAACCGTTTGGGGAAGAAGACGAACGGCATGTCGGTCAGTTCTGCTGTAGGGATTTTACGTAAACAGGGAATCATTGAACGCTTCGACGTACCGGGAAGCCGCGTAAGGGGAACGCGTTTGTTGAAACCTGATGTATTACCCGGCGATCTGATCTTGGATGCGACCGCCATGGCGGAAAAGAAACGGCGCGATGAATCCAAGCTGAACAAGGTTATTCAATGGGCCTACTCGAAGGTTTGCCGCGAACAGTGGATACTTCGGTATTTTGGTGAAATGAATTCCAAACCCTGTGGTCGTTGTGATGCCTGTATGTTGATGGTAGATTCTCCCACGCGACCTCTCAGTGAGCACGAAACCACCATTCTTAAAAAAGCGTTGAGCGGCGTTGCGCGCATGTCTCAACGGCACACCAAGCATGAGTGGATTGCCAGGTTCGGTCGTGACAGGATTATAAAATGTTTGGTTGGCAGTAAGGCTAAAACGATAGTGCAAGCAGACCTTGATAAATTACCAACTTGGGGAATTCTGAGCACCTTGACTGCTAACTTTGTTTCCGATCTGTTCGATGCCATGGCTCAGCAAGGCCTGACAGAAACGACAGAGGGCGAATATCCGATGCTGCAATTAACAGAGTTTGGTTCTCGTGTTATGTTTGGCGAAGTTGAGACCGAACTTGCCTGGCCGGAAGTTAAAATTTCGAAATCAGAATCGAATTTGGAGGATAAAGGATTTACGTTCGAGGAATCCCTTTTTCAAGCACTCGTCTCAAAGCGCAATGAGATCCGTCGAAAAAAGGGAAATGTGCCCGCTTATACAATTTTCCCTAACTTG is part of the Verrucomicrobiota bacterium genome and encodes:
- a CDS encoding RecQ family ATP-dependent DNA helicase, producing the protein MSPQDALKKYFGLESFRYPQEEIIQAILNKQDTMVIMPTGGGKSLCYQLPALLLPGVTLVISPLIALMKDQVDALKAKGIAADMINSSQSWPQQQETLQALKERKLKLIYIAPERFRARSFTDSLKGIDLSLVAVDEAHCISQWGHDFRPDYLRLGEALESLGHPLCAAFTATATPEVQEDIRANLRLQKPQSFVSGFSRPNLTFTLRKPKTKLQKYSRIRRLIELHKTGIIYCSTRKSVEEVSEWLKEDDQDHVVYHGGLSDGDRSKAQDQFISGEISLAVATNAFGMGIDRSDIRFVCHYEMPGSIEAFYQEAGRAGRDGKPGFCELQFMYADKRVQDFFIEGGNPDASLIKSTYAHLHSAADTKHELVLPMDELSNRLGKKTNGMSVSSAVGILRKQGIIERFDVPGSRVRGTRLLKPDVLPGDLILDATAMAEKKRRDESKLNKVIQWAYSKVCREQWILRYFGEMNSKPCGRCDACMLMVDSPTRPLSEHETTILKKALSGVARMSQRHTKHEWIARFGRDRIIKCLVGSKAKTIVQADLDKLPTWGILSTLTANFVSDLFDAMAQQGLTETTEGEYPMLQLTEFGSRVMFGEVETELAWPEVKISKSESNLEDKGFTFEESLFQALVSKRNEIRRKKGNVPAYTIFPNLVLQQLATLKPASAEEAMEIKGIGPAKADTILPEFLEIIRQYH